A window of Photobacterium toruni genomic DNA:
AGCTTCACTGACCATCACACTTTGTACTTTAAGTTGATTATCTTTAATCAGCTGTGCGACAAAAGCATCTGTTTCACGTGAAGCAGTGCCGTTACCAATCGCAATTAAGTTAACATTATGCTTGTTAATCAGTGCAACTACCGTTTTGGTAGATTCAGCGATTTTGTTATGTGGCTGGTGAGGGTAGATAGTTGCAGTATCTAAAACTTTACCTGTTTCATCAACAACCGCAATTTTACTCCCTGTACGTAAACCGGGATCCAGTGCGAGAGTCACTCGTGGACCCGCAGGTGCTGCCATCAATAAGTCATGCAGATTATCCGCAAAAACTTGAATCGCACCATCTTCGGCTTTTTCACGTAAAATGCTCATTAGTTCAGTTTCCATGTGCATTAATATCTTAATGCGCCATGTCCAGCTGATCACTTGTTTGCGCCATGCATCAGCCGCTTGTGTGCCTAAGCTAACGTTGTAATGTTCTGCAATAATGACTTCACAATATGAGCTGCGAACCGCCTCGTCTTTATTGGGATCCGCATTGAGGGATAACTGTAGGAAACCTTCATTACGGCCACGGAATAATGCTAATGCACGGTGGGATGGAATGTTTTTGATGGGCTCGTTATAGTCAAAATAATCTTTAAATTTAGCCCCATCATGCTCTTTACCTTCAATGATGCGCGAAGTAAGTTCAGCATGGCTATTTAATTGACGACGAATTTTTTCAAGTAGTGCCGCATCTTCCGCAAACTGTTCCATCAGAATTGCACGTGCACCATCAAGTACCGCTTTACTATCGGCAAAGCCTTGTTCTGGATTTAGGTATTGCTCTGCTGTTGTTTCTGGCGAGTGTTGAGGTTGGCTCCATAACAACTCCGCGAGTGGTGCAATACCAGCTTCGATCGCAATCTGACCTTTGGTGCGGCGTTTTTGTTTGTAAGGCAGGTAGAGATCTTCAAGACGAGTTTTACTGTCTGCACTGTTAATTTCAGCTTTAAGTGCAGGCGTAAGTTTACCTTGTTCGGTAATGGATTTTAAAATGACCTGACGACGGCTATCGAGTTCACGTAAATAGCCTAAACGTGATTCTAAATTACGTAATTGGGTGTCATCTAATTCGCCAGTGACCTCTTTACGGTAACGGGCAATAAAAGGCACCGTATTACCATCATCAAGTAGGGTGACTGCCGCATTGACTTGTTCCGTGCGCACATTCAGTTCGGTGGCGATCTGTTGGTTGATAGCGTTGCTCATCCGTTGATTTCTCTTGTTGATCGTTAAGCTTCCATTCTACGGCTGAATCTTGATCTGGCAAGTCAACCGCGGTGAAGAGTGTGTCAGGCTGTATATCAGCCATTTATTTCAGTATGTTGAGATTATGGTTTGTTCTTGAGTTAGTCGAGATAACGAATGCGATTAATAAACCATGTTTTTTTACCAAGAGGGGTTGTCACAACGGCATCATCGTCAACTTGTTTACTGAGTAATGCTCGCGCCATGGGGGAGTCGATAGAGATATAATCATTGCGGCCATAGATCTCATCTGGACCTACAATGCGAAATGTTTTTTGTTCGCCAGCTTCATTTTCAATTTCAACCCATGCACCAAAGAACACTTTACCGTCTTGTTGAGGGGAGTAATCAATGACTTTAACCGCCTCTAAACGTTTTCGTAAAAAGCGCACTCGCCGATCAATTTCACGCAGGCGTTTCTTATTATATTGATAATCTGCATTTTCGCTGCGATCGCCTAAGCTTGCTGCCCAAGTCACTTTTTTGGTGACTTCTGGACGTTCTTCTCGCCATAAGAAATTCAATTC
This region includes:
- a CDS encoding Tex family protein yields the protein MSNAINQQIATELNVRTEQVNAAVTLLDDGNTVPFIARYRKEVTGELDDTQLRNLESRLGYLRELDSRRQVILKSITEQGKLTPALKAEINSADSKTRLEDLYLPYKQKRRTKGQIAIEAGIAPLAELLWSQPQHSPETTAEQYLNPEQGFADSKAVLDGARAILMEQFAEDAALLEKIRRQLNSHAELTSRIIEGKEHDGAKFKDYFDYNEPIKNIPSHRALALFRGRNEGFLQLSLNADPNKDEAVRSSYCEVIIAEHYNVSLGTQAADAWRKQVISWTWRIKILMHMETELMSILREKAEDGAIQVFADNLHDLLMAAPAGPRVTLALDPGLRTGSKIAVVDETGKVLDTATIYPHQPHNKIAESTKTVVALINKHNVNLIAIGNGTASRETDAFVAQLIKDNQLKVQSVMVSEAGASVYSASELAAKEFPNMDVSIRGAVSIGRRLQDPLAELVKIDPKSIGVGQYQHDVSQSMLAKRLDVVVEDCVNAVGVDVNTASAALLTRVAGLNATIAQNIVTYRDENGRFDARTALKKVARLGPKAFEQCAGFLRIMNGKNPLDGSAVHPESYAVVKAISAANNKPVDAIIGNSDFLRSLKAIDYTDANFGLPTVNDIISELDKPGRDPRPEFKTATFADGVNEVKDLIPGMVLEGVITNVTNFGAFVDVGVHQDGLIHISALSDKFISDPREIVKAGDVVKVKVMEVDIQRKRIAMSMRLTDEPGQEKPTRQSTPAAPRQQAPRQQPHQTKTSTPPKNTPPMGGAFAAAFANAKKK
- the greB gene encoding transcription elongation factor GreB; its protein translation is MRTNLITREGFDKLEQELNFLWREERPEVTKKVTWAASLGDRSENADYQYNKKRLREIDRRVRFLRKRLEAVKVIDYSPQQDGKVFFGAWVEIENEAGEQKTFRIVGPDEIYGRNDYISIDSPMARALLSKQVDDDAVVTTPLGKKTWFINRIRYLD